One window of Triticum dicoccoides isolate Atlit2015 ecotype Zavitan chromosome 5A, WEW_v2.0, whole genome shotgun sequence genomic DNA carries:
- the LOC119298456 gene encoding flowering-promoting factor 1-like protein 5: MSGSGSGSGVWVFKNGVMQLQPEQLAAGRKALLYVPTGERMTTLELLERRLGAHGWERYYENRDIVQLHRRDGGIDLISLPRDFTKFRSTHMYDVVLKNRDSFKVVDVPS; this comes from the coding sequence ATGTCTGGTTCGGGCTCGGGCTCCGGCGTGTGGGTGTTCAAGAACGGCGTGATGCAGCTGCAGCCGGAGCAGCTGGCGGCGGGCCGGAAGGCGCTGCTCTACGTGCCCACCGGCGAGAGGATGACCACGCTGGAGCTGCTGGAGCGGCGCCTCGGCGCGCACGGCTGGGAGCGCTACTACGAGAACCGCGACATCGTGCAGCTCCACCGCCGCGACGGCGGCATCGACCTCATCTCGCTCCCGCGGGACTTCACCAAGTTCCGCTCCACCCACATGTACGACGTTGTCCTCAAGAACCGCGACAGCTTCAAGGTCGTCGACGTCCCAAGTTAA